One part of the Cyclobacteriaceae bacterium genome encodes these proteins:
- the hisA gene encoding 1-(5-phosphoribosyl)-5-[(5-phosphoribosylamino)methylideneamino]imidazole-4-carboxamide isomerase — MKIIPAIDIIDGKCVRLSQGDYDQKKIYHKRPVDMAKAFEDAGLKNLHMVDLDGAKQGKVINWKTIDDICSATTLQVDFGGGIKTKAEIRQLFEAGVNQVNLGSIAVKEPEKVSIWIDEFGAAKIILSADVRNEMIAVQGWTETSALSIWDFVSNYQRLGIQYVTCTDISTDGMLAGPNITLYKKLLSEFPTLKLIASGGVSSLADLKALKSIGVFGTIVGKAIYEGKISLQELYNLDNEP, encoded by the coding sequence ATGAAGATCATTCCGGCCATCGATATTATTGACGGAAAGTGTGTAAGACTTTCACAGGGTGATTACGACCAGAAAAAAATCTACCATAAAAGACCTGTGGACATGGCTAAAGCTTTTGAAGATGCCGGGTTGAAAAATCTTCACATGGTTGATCTGGATGGTGCTAAACAGGGCAAAGTAATCAATTGGAAAACAATAGATGATATTTGTTCAGCCACAACACTTCAAGTCGACTTTGGTGGTGGTATAAAAACAAAAGCCGAAATCCGGCAACTGTTTGAAGCCGGTGTAAATCAAGTGAACCTGGGAAGTATTGCTGTTAAAGAACCCGAAAAGGTGAGCATCTGGATTGATGAATTCGGAGCTGCCAAGATTATCCTCAGTGCTGATGTACGAAACGAAATGATTGCCGTACAAGGTTGGACGGAGACCTCTGCCCTATCCATTTGGGATTTTGTTTCAAACTACCAACGTCTGGGTATTCAGTATGTAACCTGTACCGACATCAGCACTGATGGTATGCTTGCCGGGCCAAACATCACCCTCTATAAAAAGCTACTTTCTGAATTTCCTACGTTAAAATTAATTGCCAGTGGTGGCGTGAGTTCACTTGCTGATTTGAAAGCATTAAAATCCATTGGTGTATTTGGAACCATAGTGGGCAAAGCCATTTATGAAGGAAAAATATCATTACAGGAATTATACAATTTGGATAATGAGCCATAA
- the hisH gene encoding imidazole glycerol phosphate synthase subunit HisH, whose translation MHTVLLKYNAGNIQSVSYALERLAIDFEVTDNVEKIQSADKVIFPGVGEASTTMNYLKDKKLDEVIKNLKQPVLGICLGMQLMCKASEENNTTCLGIFDETVKQFIPTKENKVPHMGWNQLTLTNSWPDRTAENSRVYFVHSYYVPVNAFTTAICNYTLPFSAAMKKDNFYAVQFHPEKSAKAGEQILKSFLDL comes from the coding sequence ATGCACACAGTACTACTAAAATACAACGCTGGCAATATCCAATCTGTGTCTTATGCATTGGAGCGATTAGCCATTGACTTTGAAGTAACAGACAACGTTGAAAAAATTCAGTCGGCTGACAAGGTTATTTTTCCGGGCGTTGGGGAAGCCAGCACAACGATGAATTACCTGAAGGATAAAAAACTGGATGAGGTAATTAAAAATCTCAAACAACCCGTATTGGGTATCTGCCTTGGTATGCAACTGATGTGTAAGGCATCGGAAGAAAATAACACCACCTGCCTCGGTATTTTTGATGAAACCGTGAAACAGTTTATCCCAACAAAAGAAAATAAGGTTCCGCACATGGGGTGGAATCAACTTACACTTACCAATTCGTGGCCTGATCGTACAGCAGAAAACAGCCGTGTATATTTTGTACACAGCTATTATGTGCCCGTAAATGCTTTCACTACAGCCATTTGCAACTACACGCTGCCCTTCAGCGCGGCCATGAAAAAAGATAATTTTTATGCTGTGCAATTTCACCCCGAGAAATCGGCTAAGGCGGGAGAACAAATCCTTAAAAGTTTCCTGGATCTATGA
- a CDS encoding four helix bundle protein, producing MQDLKKRFKEFAIHCAELIQKLPGTTANRAYSNQLIRSSSSTGANYRAALRGKSSADFINKLKIVEEEIDESVYFLELILHFNQDLSIEINELIKEANELTAITVQSIKTARSKLRTS from the coding sequence ATGCAAGATTTAAAAAAGCGGTTTAAGGAATTTGCCATTCATTGTGCTGAGCTTATACAAAAGCTACCTGGCACAACTGCTAATCGTGCCTATTCCAATCAATTAATTAGAAGCTCAAGTTCCACAGGGGCCAATTATCGCGCTGCATTACGCGGAAAATCCTCAGCAGATTTTATCAATAAACTTAAGATTGTCGAAGAAGAGATTGATGAGTCAGTGTATTTCCTTGAGCTGATTCTTCATTTTAACCAAGATCTGTCAATTGAAATTAATGAACTTATAAAAGAGGCCAATGAACTAACTGCAATTACAGTTCAATCGATTAAAACAGCGCGTTCAAAACTTCGTACTTCGTAA
- the hisB gene encoding bifunctional histidinol-phosphatase/imidazoleglycerol-phosphate dehydratase HisB has protein sequence MKRVLFIDRDGTLIIEPPDEQIDSLEKLEFYPGVISWLSKIVSESDFELVMVTNQDGLGTEKFPEQTFWPAHTKMLKTLENEGITFSKIFIDRSFPHENKPTRKPGIGMLQEFLSSDYDLKNSFVIGDRLTDVELAKNLNSKAILINNGSLEQKLKDASLEPYCDLITTSWADIYTLLSKPNRKASVKRRTKETDISIVLNLDGSGKSSIQTGLAFFDHMLDQLARHGSLDLSIAVKGDLHIDEHHTIEDTALALGETFLKALGDKRGIERYGFLLPMDDCLAQVAIDFGGRPWLVWETEFKREKIGEMPTEMFLHFFKSFSDTAKCNLNIKAEGTNEHHKIEAIFKAFAKAIKMAVKKEGSELPSTKGVL, from the coding sequence ATGAAGCGTGTATTATTTATAGACCGTGATGGCACACTCATTATCGAGCCACCCGATGAACAAATTGACAGTTTGGAAAAACTGGAGTTTTATCCCGGTGTAATTTCATGGCTAAGTAAAATCGTCAGCGAAAGTGATTTTGAATTGGTGATGGTCACGAATCAGGACGGCTTGGGAACGGAAAAATTCCCTGAACAAACGTTCTGGCCTGCACACACTAAAATGCTGAAGACGTTGGAAAATGAAGGCATTACCTTTTCTAAAATATTTATCGACCGCTCCTTCCCCCATGAAAACAAACCGACCCGCAAACCGGGTATCGGCATGTTACAGGAATTTTTATCGTCTGATTATGACCTGAAAAATTCGTTCGTGATTGGTGACAGGCTTACCGATGTGGAACTGGCAAAAAATCTTAACAGCAAGGCAATTCTGATCAACAATGGTTCATTAGAACAAAAATTAAAGGACGCAAGCCTTGAACCATACTGCGATCTGATTACCACATCATGGGCGGATATTTATACATTATTGAGCAAGCCCAACCGAAAAGCCAGTGTAAAAAGAAGAACCAAAGAAACAGACATCAGCATTGTGCTTAACCTGGATGGCTCAGGCAAATCATCGATACAAACTGGCCTTGCCTTTTTCGATCACATGCTGGATCAACTGGCACGGCATGGTAGTCTTGATCTTTCTATTGCTGTTAAAGGAGATTTACACATCGATGAGCATCATACTATTGAAGATACTGCTTTGGCATTGGGTGAAACTTTCTTAAAAGCACTGGGTGACAAGCGTGGTATCGAACGCTATGGTTTTTTGTTACCGATGGACGATTGCCTGGCACAAGTAGCCATTGATTTTGGGGGAAGGCCATGGCTGGTCTGGGAAACGGAATTTAAACGTGAAAAAATCGGTGAAATGCCTACGGAAATGTTTTTACATTTCTTCAAATCATTTTCCGATACAGCCAAATGCAACCTGAATATAAAAGCTGAAGGAACAAATGAGCATCATAAGATTGAAGCTATTTTTAAAGCCTTTGCAAAAGCAATTAAAATGGCGGTGAAAAAAGAAGGAAGTGAATTACCGAGTACAAAGGGGGTATTATGA
- the hisC gene encoding histidinol-phosphate transaminase, producing MDILSLVRKNIRTLKPYSTARDEFKGTAEVYLDANENPFPSAYNRYPDPLQRKLKDRIGEIKNINPSKIFLGNGSDEAIDLIIRAFCEPGQDSILITEPTYGMYAVCAGVNDVNVKKLKLTVDFDLDLERLQNNIDSSVKIIFLCSPNNPSGNLLSKEKIYTLMASFKGIVVVDEAYIDFANAEGFLPSLSKYPNLVVLQTFSKAWGLAGLRLGMAFASEEIISVLNKIKYPYNINILTQNTALKEISSVKEKDRQVKEILEQRSFLIQQLQAIPNVLNVYPTDANFVLVKIKHAKKVYHQLIDYSIIVRDRSSVVLCDDCLRITVGTPEENSKLIETLKTL from the coding sequence ATGGATATACTTTCATTAGTTCGCAAAAACATTCGAACCCTTAAACCCTACTCCACCGCGCGCGATGAGTTTAAGGGAACAGCAGAGGTTTACCTGGATGCCAATGAAAATCCGTTTCCTTCAGCCTATAATCGCTATCCTGATCCGCTTCAGAGAAAACTAAAGGATAGAATTGGTGAAATCAAAAACATTAACCCATCAAAGATATTTTTAGGCAATGGAAGCGATGAGGCCATCGACCTGATTATCCGTGCGTTTTGTGAGCCCGGTCAAGATTCAATATTGATTACAGAACCAACTTACGGAATGTATGCCGTTTGTGCCGGTGTGAATGATGTGAACGTTAAGAAACTAAAACTAACGGTTGATTTCGACCTGGATCTTGAAAGGCTTCAAAATAACATTGATAGTTCCGTTAAGATTATTTTCCTGTGCTCACCGAATAATCCTTCGGGCAATTTGTTATCAAAAGAAAAGATTTACACACTCATGGCAAGCTTTAAAGGTATCGTAGTAGTTGACGAAGCTTATATTGATTTCGCTAACGCGGAGGGATTCCTTCCTTCCCTCAGCAAATACCCTAATCTGGTTGTCCTCCAAACCTTCTCCAAAGCATGGGGATTAGCAGGGCTAAGGCTAGGGATGGCATTTGCCTCAGAAGAAATCATTTCGGTACTGAATAAAATAAAGTACCCGTACAACATCAATATACTCACGCAAAATACTGCGTTAAAAGAAATTTCATCTGTAAAGGAAAAGGACAGACAGGTAAAAGAAATTCTGGAGCAACGTTCATTTCTAATTCAACAATTACAAGCGATCCCAAATGTGCTGAACGTGTACCCTACCGATGCTAACTTTGTGTTGGTTAAAATAAAGCATGCAAAAAAAGTATACCATCAACTGATTGATTATAGCATCATTGTACGCGATCGCTCCTCGGTGGTATTGTGTGATGATTGCCTTCGCATTACGGTGGGCACACCGGAAGAAAATAGTAAACTCATTGAAACACTAAAGACACTATGA
- the hisD gene encoding histidinol dehydrogenase, protein MKRYTNPSRHTWSQLCERPQLQLEFLESSVKNILVRVKKNGDFALKEFTKQYDQVEISTLQVTEEEIKLAAHSLEPALKNAIETAASNIEKFHRTQLREAVITETMPGVQCWRKAIAIEKVGIYIPGGTAPLFSTVLMLAIPARLAGCTEVILCSPPDKHGNIHPAILFAAQLTGVTKIFKAGGAQAIGALAYGTESIPNVYKIFGPGNQYVTKAKQLVNQDGVAIDMPAGPSEVLVWADETATPSFVAADLLSQAEHGADSQVMLVLPNEALLEKINDELKNQLAVLPRKAVAEQALLNSRTIIIYSETEALDFINSYAPEHLIINTKNADVLAEKIINAGSVFIGNYTPEAAGDYASGTNHTLPTNGYAKAYAGVSVESFVKYVTFQKISEMGIKNLGPVVEVMAEAEELQAHKQAVRFRLNSIR, encoded by the coding sequence ATGAAACGATACACCAACCCTTCCCGCCACACCTGGTCACAACTTTGCGAACGCCCGCAACTGCAGTTGGAGTTTCTGGAGAGTTCTGTCAAAAATATTTTGGTGCGTGTAAAAAAGAACGGAGATTTTGCTTTAAAGGAATTTACCAAACAGTACGACCAGGTGGAGATCAGCACCCTTCAGGTTACCGAAGAAGAAATTAAACTTGCTGCACATTCCCTTGAGCCTGCCTTAAAGAATGCTATTGAAACAGCCGCATCCAACATCGAAAAATTTCATAGGACTCAACTGCGCGAAGCAGTAATTACGGAAACCATGCCCGGTGTACAGTGCTGGCGTAAAGCTATAGCCATTGAAAAAGTTGGTATCTACATTCCCGGAGGAACTGCACCTCTGTTCTCTACGGTTTTGATGTTAGCCATTCCGGCCAGGTTAGCCGGATGCACAGAAGTTATACTCTGCTCACCCCCCGATAAACATGGAAACATTCACCCCGCCATTTTATTTGCAGCACAGCTAACAGGTGTAACTAAAATATTTAAAGCCGGAGGCGCACAAGCAATCGGTGCATTAGCATATGGTACGGAAAGCATCCCCAACGTGTATAAAATTTTTGGTCCGGGTAATCAGTATGTTACCAAAGCCAAACAATTGGTAAATCAGGATGGCGTGGCCATCGATATGCCGGCCGGTCCCAGTGAGGTATTGGTATGGGCCGATGAAACGGCTACACCTTCCTTTGTCGCAGCAGATCTATTATCGCAGGCTGAACATGGAGCAGACAGCCAGGTGATGCTGGTATTACCTAATGAAGCATTACTGGAGAAAATTAATGATGAATTAAAAAATCAGCTGGCAGTGCTCCCACGAAAAGCTGTTGCTGAACAGGCACTGTTAAACAGTCGCACAATTATTATTTATTCCGAAACAGAAGCGCTCGATTTTATCAACTCCTATGCACCGGAGCACCTGATCATCAATACCAAAAATGCGGATGTGCTAGCCGAAAAAATTATCAATGCGGGCTCTGTCTTTATCGGAAATTACACACCAGAAGCAGCCGGAGACTATGCATCGGGTACCAACCACACCCTTCCCACCAATGGTTACGCCAAAGCGTATGCGGGAGTATCGGTGGAAAGTTTTGTGAAGTATGTCACGTTTCAAAAAATATCGGAAATGGGTATAAAAAATTTAGGCCCTGTTGTAGAAGTAATGGCCGAAGCCGAGGAACTGCAAGCGCATAAGCAGGCTGTACGTTTTAGACTTAATTCCATTCGTTGA
- a CDS encoding ATP phosphoribosyltransferase, producing the protein MNNILRIAIQKSGRLQEESLKLLKDCGLNISNGKDQLKTQAGNFPIEVLFLRDDDIPQYIEDGVADAGIIGENVFIEKQKKGNIIKRLDFSKCRLALAIPRSESYTGLTWFEGKNIATSYPNIVSDYLKKNNIKAGIHEISGSVEIAPGIGLADAICDIVSTGSTLLSNGLKEVELVMKSEAALISRIQLEKSKQDILDKLLFRIEAVQQARNNKYILLNCPNESIEAITNVIPGMKSPTILPLGKEGWSSLHSVVDENDFWEKIDQLKALGAQGILVIPIEKMIK; encoded by the coding sequence ATGAACAACATACTACGAATCGCTATTCAAAAATCTGGTCGCTTGCAGGAAGAATCACTAAAACTTCTGAAAGATTGCGGACTAAACATCAGCAATGGAAAAGATCAACTGAAAACACAGGCCGGTAATTTTCCGATTGAAGTCCTCTTCCTTCGCGATGACGACATACCCCAATACATTGAAGATGGTGTAGCCGATGCCGGTATTATCGGTGAAAATGTATTCATCGAAAAACAAAAGAAGGGCAACATCATTAAGCGGTTGGATTTTTCAAAATGCCGATTAGCACTTGCTATACCGCGCTCCGAAAGCTATACCGGACTCACCTGGTTTGAAGGAAAAAATATCGCCACCTCCTACCCCAACATCGTCAGCGATTACCTGAAGAAAAACAACATCAAGGCAGGCATTCACGAAATCAGCGGCTCAGTTGAAATTGCTCCCGGCATCGGGTTGGCCGATGCCATCTGCGATATTGTAAGCACCGGCAGTACATTGTTGAGCAATGGTTTAAAGGAAGTGGAACTGGTGATGAAGTCAGAGGCAGCTCTGATTTCCAGAATTCAGTTGGAAAAATCTAAACAAGATATCCTCGACAAACTGCTTTTCCGAATTGAAGCCGTTCAACAAGCACGAAACAACAAGTATATATTATTGAATTGCCCGAATGAATCGATTGAAGCCATCACGAATGTAATTCCGGGTATGAAAAGTCCAACGATACTACCCTTAGGCAAAGAAGGCTGGAGTTCATTACATTCCGTTGTGGATGAAAACGACTTTTGGGAAAAGATTGATCAACTGAAAGCGCTGGGCGCTCAGGGTATATTGGTAATACCGATTGAGAAAATGATTAAGTAG
- a CDS encoding DUF3592 domain-containing protein — MSINLEIKQQVIGLLQRSQRVRAKELLMEKFQIAPDDAEKLIQAIELEHPEAKNAPPNIAEQITLVKTQGGGCIVFGMRALMVFFLIFTFAFYAIAIGLLVYFNSYTGNADSVTGIVVSFRENESGSQAPVVEYTWKNEVKRYESTMYSSPPDYRVGDQVPLLVNPENPDVAVIDSFTERYMLSTFFAGFGTFFLIFSLGLWVVSRKIKRSLANSQ, encoded by the coding sequence ATGAGTATTAACCTCGAAATCAAACAACAAGTTATCGGTCTTTTACAACGTAGCCAACGGGTAAGGGCTAAAGAACTTTTGATGGAGAAATTTCAGATTGCCCCCGATGATGCCGAGAAGTTGATTCAGGCCATTGAACTGGAGCATCCGGAAGCGAAAAATGCACCCCCTAACATTGCTGAGCAGATTACGCTGGTAAAAACTCAGGGTGGTGGCTGTATTGTCTTTGGTATGCGTGCCCTTATGGTATTCTTCCTCATTTTCACCTTCGCGTTTTATGCCATAGCCATCGGTTTGCTGGTTTACTTTAACAGTTACACCGGTAATGCAGACAGCGTAACAGGAATAGTGGTTTCATTCAGAGAAAATGAGAGCGGTTCCCAAGCCCCGGTAGTGGAGTATACCTGGAAGAACGAGGTGAAGCGCTATGAAAGCACCATGTACTCCTCTCCACCCGATTACAGGGTAGGCGATCAGGTTCCGTTACTGGTAAACCCTGAAAACCCCGATGTTGCAGTAATCGACTCATTCACCGAACGGTATATGCTGAGTACTTTTTTCGCGGGATTCGGCACGTTCTTCCTGATCTTCAGCCTTGGATTATGGGTAGTCTCAAGAAAAATCAAAAGAAGTTTGGCCAACTCACAATAG
- a CDS encoding tetratricopeptide repeat protein gives MMKPFGAALIMWVVLVACSDSKETRQQRFLLKGNELLVKQNYPLAHKNYEEALRLDSCYADALNNLGTVYFRQKQYAEALQYYSTAIGCKPGFLNAHFNRANTFYELGKPDDALRDIQYIKREKPDTLTVYFLEGLVYTKKRDYAAALASFDRALAMDSLNAELWVNIGTVHYYAHNFEASRAALVKAYALDDTEANAYNTLALLSAAEEKFDEAMNWITKALDLKPRDAFFLNNRGFIYLLQDNREAALEDINKSITLDPYNGWAYRNKGIYYLKSDDATAALRVLKQAVDLDPFIDEVFYYLAEAYLKTGDRTNACVAWSESKARGENVKVDLNPCINK, from the coding sequence ATGATGAAACCGTTTGGGGCTGCTTTAATTATGTGGGTTGTGCTGGTGGCTTGTTCCGATAGTAAGGAAACCCGCCAGCAACGCTTTTTGCTCAAAGGCAATGAACTTTTGGTAAAGCAAAACTACCCGTTGGCCCATAAAAATTATGAAGAAGCCCTGCGCCTTGATTCGTGTTATGCCGATGCACTGAATAACCTGGGCACTGTATATTTCCGGCAAAAGCAATATGCCGAAGCGCTTCAGTATTACAGCACGGCCATTGGTTGCAAGCCGGGTTTTTTAAACGCCCATTTTAACCGGGCGAATACATTTTATGAATTGGGTAAACCCGATGATGCCTTACGTGACATCCAGTATATAAAGCGTGAAAAGCCGGATACCCTTACTGTGTATTTTTTAGAAGGATTGGTTTACACCAAGAAGCGCGATTATGCAGCCGCACTGGCATCATTTGATCGGGCGCTTGCCATGGATTCGTTAAATGCCGAATTGTGGGTGAATATCGGGACAGTGCATTATTACGCCCATAACTTTGAAGCGTCACGGGCCGCCTTGGTTAAGGCCTATGCCCTTGATGATACTGAGGCAAATGCTTACAATACACTAGCCTTGTTGAGCGCTGCGGAAGAAAAGTTTGATGAGGCAATGAATTGGATTACCAAAGCACTGGATTTGAAACCCCGCGATGCTTTCTTTTTGAATAACCGTGGATTTATATACCTGTTGCAGGATAATCGTGAAGCCGCCCTGGAGGATATTAATAAAAGTATAACCCTCGATCCGTACAATGGCTGGGCCTATCGCAATAAAGGTATTTATTACTTAAAGTCGGATGATGCTACGGCTGCGCTGCGTGTTTTAAAACAGGCAGTAGACCTTGACCCCTTTATCGATGAAGTTTTCTATTACCTGGCCGAAGCCTACCTGAAAACAGGCGACCGGACCAATGCCTGTGTGGCCTGGAGCGAATCGAAAGCGCGGGGCGAAAACGTAAAAGTTGATTTGAACCCCTGTATCAATAAATAG
- a CDS encoding DUF1080 domain-containing protein, protein MKNILVIVLVFTIVSGCTKKTETEDTWMQLFNGKDLAGWIPKISGYETDVNFNNTFRVEDGILKVSYSEYDSFRREFGHLFYKDEFSHYRLRIEYRFTGEQVPGGPRWAIMNSGVMVHGQRPETMGIDQDFPVSLEAQFLAGTPEWKRSTGNLCTPGTHVYLADTLTKQHCINSTSKTYMLNEWVTAEVIAYGDSLLHHVINGDTVITYTRPVIGDDSYKTANDGAPLKRGTISLQSESHPVEFRKVELMVLRK, encoded by the coding sequence ATGAAAAATATTTTAGTGATTGTTTTGGTGTTCACCATTGTTTCGGGTTGTACAAAAAAAACTGAAACTGAGGATACCTGGATGCAACTCTTCAACGGTAAAGACCTTGCCGGGTGGATACCCAAGATTTCCGGCTACGAAACCGATGTAAATTTCAACAACACCTTCCGCGTGGAAGATGGAATCCTAAAAGTTTCGTATAGCGAGTACGATTCCTTCCGCAGGGAGTTCGGTCATTTATTCTATAAAGATGAATTTTCGCATTACCGGCTGCGCATCGAGTATCGCTTTACGGGTGAACAGGTGCCGGGTGGTCCGCGGTGGGCTATCATGAACAGCGGAGTGATGGTACATGGCCAACGTCCTGAAACGATGGGTATTGATCAGGACTTTCCGGTATCATTGGAAGCGCAGTTTCTGGCGGGCACACCCGAGTGGAAACGATCTACCGGTAACCTCTGCACACCCGGTACACACGTATACCTGGCCGATACCCTAACCAAACAACATTGTATTAACTCCACCAGTAAAACCTATATGCTAAACGAATGGGTAACCGCGGAAGTAATTGCCTATGGCGATAGCCTGCTTCATCATGTTATTAATGGCGACACGGTGATCACCTATACCCGCCCGGTAATTGGTGATGATAGTTACAAAACTGCTAACGATGGCGCTCCGCTAAAACGTGGAACTATTTCATTGCAAAGCGAAAGCCACCCGGTGGAGTTTAGGAAAGTGGAGTTGATGGTATTACGTAAATAA